CGGGGGCGAGGGTAATAATCCGAATCGCACCCTGGGCCAGTTCCTGAAGCCGCTGGAATTCTTCCCAATCGGGGAAGGAGACGAACTGCCGCGGATGGGCCCCCCGGGGACCATCCTCCGGGGAAATATAGGGGCCTTCTAGGTGGGCCCCGATCAGAGCCCTTGCGATGAGCCGGGAGCTCTGCCGGGCCTTGGCGATGGACTGCAGGATGCGGCCAATCCAGCGGAGATCGCCGGTGACAATCGTAGGACAGAATTCCGTCACCCCATGAACCAGGAGTCTTTGGATCACCGCTTCCCAGTCCTCTATCTCTAGGATATCAGAGCTAAAGTCCCAGCCGAAACACCCATTGATCTGGATGTCCACCAACCCCGGTGCGATAAAGGGCAGGTCCGCCCGCTGCTCCGGAAGGTCCCTGATCGATTCAATCACGCCATCTGACACCGTGATACAGATCGTCTTCTTCGTTCGATAATGCCGTCCAATAACTTCTTGCACATTCATTCATCCTTAGCCAAATCTTTCCTAAAATACCACCGGTTTACTTGGTCGCAAACGCAGACCAACCGTGCGTCTGGGACCCTCGCCAACGCGGCTTGATGCCACTGGACCGCCACACCACAGCCGACAATACCAAAGCCTAACCTTTTCACCGGATAACACCTCATTACCCACAAAAACTGGGCTCCATCTTCCTACAGATACATCTTCTTCGCCCCCGCCGCGTACTCTTCCGCAAAGGCGCAGGCTACGTCCTGGACCGAATGGACGCTTTCATCGACGGCCATGGTAACGGGCAGATCGGCCACATCTACCTTGTAGACCGCGGGGAAGGGCTCTTCAAAGACCGCGATCCGGTCCAAGGCACCGATCTCCGCCGCAAAGTCCACAAGCTGCCACAGCCGTTCCTTTGTATCATGCGTCAAGGTAATACACAGGATAACCACAGTCGGCGTAAGGGGTCTCATAATCTTTCACCGCCTGGTGGATGGCAAAAAGACGTTGCTGTTCCCACTCCAGCATCTTCT
This genomic interval from Bacillota bacterium contains the following:
- a CDS encoding N-acetylglucosamine-6-phosphate deacetylase; amino-acid sequence: MQEVIGRHYRTKKTICITVSDGVIESIRDLPEQRADLPFIAPGLVDIQINGCFGWDFSSDILEIEDWEAVIQRLLVHGVTEFCPTIVTGDLRWIGRILQSIAKARQSSRLIARALIGAHLEGPYISPEDGPRGAHPRQFVSFPDWEEFQRLQELAQGAIRIITLAP